CACCTTTGCAGTGTAAAGATGACTTTTGCTAATGCTAAGATTTTATTGGTTACAGTTTATATAGTGTTCTGACTGACTTGGTTAAGTTAAGTATTTAACAAATGACAACACAGataatcattaaaaaattgcacttataaataaataaaatgcccCAGGAAATCAATTTCAAGGGGCCCCATATtggaaaatgttatttctgacCCTGACATAGGGTAATGTCTGGCAGTTGCAGTTTGTATAGGTGAAAATTgcagaaattaataaaaaaagactgTTTTTGGGAAATTTAAATGGGCATGTTATCTTGTTGACGACTGAAGGTTTTTCATTGAGATTAATAGTAAATAGGACTAGGAGGCAAagctgtttttaaatattttttttaaattcttcttACCAAATTTGGTATTCCAAAAGTTTTTTATTACCTCTGCAAACTTGTAACGTTACTGTCAGTGTTACTGTACACCATTTTTAACAGCATTGATGTATGTTAATCTCTTGCTAGGGTCAGACACAGTATTTTATCTAACAGTCTTACTGGTGTGTCTGCGTTTATTTTGTATCAAACTACATTGCTTGTCATTAATTAGTTAAGATATGTTTGATTTTTGTTTGATGTTTGATTTGACATTTAAACATGGATTTGTATGATTTGTAATGTGTATGAACCctgaattaatgacagaagtttcatttttgggtgaactaaccctttatttatttatttatttattttttaagtagtgcaaataaatacaatagaataaagatacAAATGAGATAAAGAGAAGTTTTTTGGGTAGGTCTAACACTATTATTCAcactgaataaagtaatcaaatgtaaaataacactggatagtcTTTTAGTCctgtataaattaaatggaTAGGCTACTAATCCTGATTCCTGACAATTAAAGCTGTCTTTGTTGTTTTATCAACATTAACGGCAGACACTGCTTCACACCTGTGATTCAACCACAAGACTTTAATGAAAGCATGAGTCCTGGTTTCAGGTAAAATGTAGGacttgtgttgttgtttttgttaagTGTGGCTGCATCACATCACACATCACTCAAACACATGATTAATCACTGAAACATTTCAGAAACCTAATGATGATCTGTGAAACACTAATGCAGGAAacaaaaaatcagtttttgtgatttatggctgttcactttacattaacttgtgtaataatgtaatattttaatcttACAgccaaactaaacaaaaaaatctgGGGGTGATATTTGACGCCAATTTAACATTTGACCATCATGTTCGTAACACAGTTAAAGCATCATTTTTTCATCTCAGAAACATTGCCAAATTACGTCCCATGTTGACTTTCTCTGTGGCTGAAAAGTTAatcaacacttttgttttttcacGCATTGATTATTGTAATGCACTGCTGGCTGGAGTTTCTAAAGCTACCCTAAGTAAATTACAGTTGGTACAAAATTCAGCTGCTAGAATTCTGACTAGGACCAGTGCAAGGGAGCACATTACACCTATCCTGGAAAAATTGCACTGGCTTCCTGTTAGTTTtcgtattgattttaaaaatcttatgcTCACTTATAAGGCCTTGAATAATTTGGCCCCTCAATATCTGCGTGAGCTTTTAACCCCCTACACTCCTACACGTGTTCTACACTCTTCTGAAGCTGGTCTTTTAACTGTCCAAACAACACGGCTAAAATCTTTGGGTGATCGGGCTTTCTCTTCTTTGGCTCCTAAGTTGTGGAATTCCCTGCCCTCTGAGATTAGGAATGCAGAATCccttagtgtttttaaatcgTCTCTTAAAACGTATTATTTTAGGATAGCCTTTATGTGATTCTTGTGATtacttatttgttattatattgcctttctattttattttattttttgtattttttgtttgattaGTTTTTACTGTCTGCACTGTTATGTGTatctttttaatttcattttgtatgtaaagcgctttgagatgctacttttaaaggcgctatataaaataaagtttattattattattattattattattattaaacaggcCCTAAAGGATTAAACTGAATCTTTTCTCTGTTACAGATCAAAcccagagtccagctgtgtgtctatgaagagtgacCGCTCTATGGAGCTGCCAATAACGTTTAAGAGTGGAGACAAACGGCCTGATCTCAGGTATAGGGGCACAACCTAATGCGTGGCTAGTTGTAACACACTTTTTATAAGTACttttattactatattttatttttattatactttttttttagcacacgtGCTAAAGCGTAGTGTTAGTGTATTTACTAGTTGCCATATCAACAttatatagagaaaaaaatgcaccaaaatttaaaaatctttggaagatattgcctaacatttatttaaccatAGCAAAAGTAAATTTCTCACTGAATTCAATTTTTCCATCATTTTGGAAATCATTTTAGAGACAGATCAGCTATTATTTTAATCTAGCAGTTTGGAGTTCTTTAATTCTGATATAATCAGCAGAAGACACTGGCCGGGTTTAAATCCCACTTGTGCAGGTGGGGCGCATCAATGCAccgaaaaacaataaaaaaaaataatttacagaattgaattagaacagaatataccattctaaaaaaaaaaaatgaaatgaaatgaaatgaaatagtCATAATCAAGTCACAAgtgcaaaatgcctgaagtgcaggggatcatatattcaaaacacaagccacaaATAGTTAAATTAGATAAACCAGagtaatcaaaaatatattaaaattaaataaattattaaaataacaaaagtatCCTATAGCCAGAATTGTCAACTTTctctttttaactgcagagacaataaacgttaaacagtgtttttagctaaacattcacagcatccaaaaatcaaattagaaccggctgaaatgttttgaaatgagGAATCCAGTCTTTCACAGGCTCTGTctgtgtccgtttgagtcttCAAACAGTGTGAATCTCAACCTTTCTTGAGTAATGGACCCCTGTCATATCTAGAACTGTCCTCAAGGACCCTTGAACAATATTGGCTCATCGGTATCATGTCTTTTGTGACTAccaaatgtataattttatacTACATTAGTTGACTTGTTcccataaaagaaaataatgtatgtataatataactGACAATATGACTGAATATTGgacatgtcaaatgtcaaaatatacaaatattcatattcacatatttttttaagGACCACCTGGCATTACGTCAAGGACCACTAGGGGTCCACGGacccctggttgagaaacactgcgcTAGTCAACTCGTTAACGTTGGTCGGCAGAAGTGCACCGCAGTGTCTGTCATTTTTGAGTGGTAGGACTTGAACTtttggcacaacttgcatctTCCTTTTTTGGATCATCATTTACCATTTCAAAGTACATCCAATTCCACACTTCAGATTTCTTATCCCAGACACTGTTAAATTTTTAATCCCTGCCGCCAAGATGCTCCTCTGTCGGTCACGTATCATGgaaagtgaaacttaaatctgTCACAGGGctggttggatttattcacacatattaaaatattcattaaaagcttctttcttttcatatttttatttacagcattatcataataggctgtataatAACTTGATTGGTGAGAACCGGTACatctatgtaaaatcagatattgagcgcCCCCGTATCTCGTCTCATAACACCTCTGTGAagattcgactgtgagattggtagtcgaatcaggctcctcctatcaAAGCATCGAATCAtcgactattcagggtcacccctagGAAAAAGTATGCCATTTAAAAGAGTCATGTGATCATGGTTGATGTTCACCTGAGTTGAATTCATTCTGTAATTCTATAGTTGTGTTGAATCCCTAATTcctaatattacattttttttctgttgctttgttacattttttttaatcatgctTAACATTTGCAAACCAGTAAgttaatttcttaaaataattgtaatcaAAGTTTGAGACAGAATATTCCAGTAAATGTGCACAACATGTATAAGTCTGTatgctttttattttacttagttTTGAAAGCAGTTCAGTCCAGCAGAAGAGATCAAAaccagagtccagctgtgtgtctatgaagagtAACTGCTCTATGATGAAGCCACCAATGTTAAAGAGTGGAAACACACAGCCTGATCTCAGGTATATCATTTCTATATAAGTTATGcttacagtattttatttttatgaaattgttATTAATATACAGCAGTGTAAAGATCTGGATTTGAACAAAAAATACTGAGTTACAATCCTGCAAGTGTCTCATTATTTACACTCCTCATTCTGATTTAAGGTTAAATCTTCTATCCAGACAAGttgaaaacaaaactgaaaatttgttgtttaattttagGCACTGCAATGCACATCACTCAAACACATGATTAATAATTGAAACATTTTAGAAACCTAATGATGTAATGTGTCCCATAAAAATATTGTGATGTATGgctgtttattttacattaacttGTCTAATAATGtggtattttaattttacagtcATGAGTCTAAACCTGCTGAAGTCCTCAACACATTGAGATCAAATCTGAGGAAGAAGTTTGAGTGTTTGTATGAGGGAATATCAAAGCAGGGAAAcccaacactcctgaatgagaTCTACACAGAGCTCTACATCACAGAGAGTGAAAGTGGAGAGATCAGTAATGAGCATGAGGTGAGACAGATTGAGACACAGTCCAGGAGAGCAGAAACAGAGGACACACCGATCAAATGCAGTGACATCTTTAGACCTTTACCTGGACAAGACAAACTCATCAGAACTGTGCTGACAAAGGGAGTCGCTGGCattggaaaaacagtctctgtgcagaagttcatcctggactgggctgaagggaaagagaatcaggacgtccagctcatatttccacttcctttcagagagctcaacttgatgaaggacaaaacactcagtctttcagatcttcttcatgtctttttccctgaaacaaaagaaatggaaatatccagtgacaaatataaagtgttgttcatctttgatggtctggacGAGTGTCGTCTGTCTCTGGATTTTCAGAGCGATGTGAGGTTGTGTGATGTGACTGAATCAGCCTCAGTGGACGAGCTGCTGATGAACCTCATTGTGGGGaatctgcttccctctgctctcatctggatcacctccagaccagcagcagctgatCTCGTCCCCTCTGAGTGTGTCCATCGAGTGACAGAGGTACGAGGATTCAGTGACCCACAGAAGGAGGAAtacttcaggaagagaatcagtgatcAAAGTCTGGCCGACGGGATCATCTCACACCTGAAGTCATCAAGGAGCCTCTTTATTATGTGTCACATCCCagtgttctgctggatctcagccaCTGTTCTAGAGAAGATGTTGAGGAAATCATGGAAAAGAAAGCTCCCCAAGACTCTcactcaaatgtacacacacttcctgCTCATTCAGACCAACATCAAACATGAGAAGGACTATGAGAAGAAAGTGAAAGATGAAGACGTGATCCTCAAACTGGGGAAACTGGCTTATCAGCAGCTTGTGAAAGGAAACCTGATCTTCTATGAGGAAGACCTGAGAGAGTGTGGCATTGATGTGACAGAAGCATCAGTGTACTCAGGATtgtgcactcagatcttcagagaggagTTGGGCTTGTATCAGGGGAAAGTCTTCTGCTTTGTTCATCTGAGCATTCAGGAACATCTAGCAGCTCTATATGTGCATCTCTCCTTCATAAACAAGAACATCAATGTGTTTGACCAGATTACCAAACCAACTAATGGAGACAAAGTTTCACTATCTGATCTCCATCAGAGAGCTGTGGATGAGGCTTTAGACAGTAAAAATGGGCATCTGGACCTTTTCCTTCGTTTCCTTCTGGGTCTGTCAGTGAAGTCTAATCAGAGTCTCTTACAAGAACTAAAGACACAGACAGGAAACAGATCTCACAACATTGAGAAAACAGTTGACTATATTAAAGAGAAGATCAGTGAAAATCCCTCTCCAGATAAATACATCAATCTGTTTcactgtctgaatgaactggGTGATCTTTCACTAGTGAACGAAGCTGAACCTCATACTTATGGAGGATTACGTGATGTGAAACTCTCCTCATCTCAGTGGTCAGCtttagtttttgtgttgttgaGCTCAGAGAAGACAATGCGTCAGTTTAACCTGAGGAGCTTAATTGGAGCCAGAAATGATCAGTAAGTAACACTGAGTTCAATCATTACAGTCTAAAACATTATGAACAAAGAGAAACAAAGAGATCAGAGGTGTTTAAATCACGGGGCACAGACTGATTTCTGGGACATTGTACATAATTTGCGGGTGCGTCTCAAACGGAGGCTGTGTCCTAGTAAGGCTGCATATCTCGACTGACACGTTATCAAGCGCCTCTGAAGACCGTCTCAATTTGAAGGATCCTTTGAAGGCAGACTTCGTTTCATGTCCTTAATTCAGCTCATTTTGAAGGATGCATCAAGTGTATCCTTCATGTCCTTCAATCTCCCACAATCCTTTGCACACATTCCAATTCAGGAAAAAGAGCTGATGAAAAACGAGTCGGCACTGAGCTTATGAGTTTATTATGAAATGTAAGACAACAATAATGTTTTCAGAGATGAAGTCACACATGTTATCTTTTGTTTTGGTGTAAATTAATCACTGAACACTAAACTGACAATAATGTAATCCACTGGGAGACACAGACGGCTGTCATTCACTGTACTGCATTAATAAACAAGCCAGTTAATATAAAGATTTTTAATACAAAGTATGTTTccaaaattaagttttaataGTATTTTGGTGCTGTGATCATGGGGCGGGAACATGTGTGACGTAGCCATGCACACTTACTAGAGCGTCTCATTCTAGTGTTTAATGCTGAGGAGGACTCGAGTCTACAAGCCTCAGAAGAACTGG
This DNA window, taken from Megalobrama amblycephala isolate DHTTF-2021 linkage group LG4, ASM1881202v1, whole genome shotgun sequence, encodes the following:
- the LOC125267667 gene encoding protein NLRC3-like isoform X9; amino-acid sequence: MSECFVDSESVEEIKLIRFSCSFIMGNSQGSRDGDFSPGCSSVQQKSSNPESSCVSMKSNRSMDPPQTVFKSGDKRPNLRHCFTPVIQPQDFNESMSPGFRSNPESSCVSMKSDRSMELPITFKSGDKRPDLSFESSSVQQKRSKPESSCVSMKSNCSMMKPPMLKSGNTQPDLSHESKPAEVLNTLRSNLRKKFECLYEGISKQGNPTLLNEIYTELYITESESGEISNEHEVRQIETQSRRAETEDTPIKCSDIFRPLPGQDKLIRTVLTKGVAGIGKTVSVQKFILDWAEGKENQDVQLIFPLPFRELNLMKDKTLSLSDLLHVFFPETKEMEISSDKYKVLFIFDGLDECRLSLDFQSDVRLCDVTESASVDELLMNLIVGNLLPSALIWITSRPAAADLVPSECVHRVTEVRGFSDPQKEEYFRKRISDQSLADGIISHLKSSRSLFIMCHIPVFCWISATVLEKMLRKSWKRKLPKTLTQMYTHFLLIQTNIKHEKDYEKKVKDEDVILKLGKLAYQQLVKGNLIFYEEDLRECGIDVTEASVYSGLCTQIFREELGLYQGKVFCFVHLSIQEHLAALYVHLSFINKNINVFDQITKPTNGDKVSLSDLHQRAVDEALDSKNGHLDLFLRFLLGLSVKSNQSLLQELKTQTGNRSHNIEKTVDYIKEKISENPSPDKYINLFHCLNELGDLSLVNEAEPHTYGGLRDVKLSSSQWSALVFVLLSSEKTMRQFNLRSLIGARNDHDAVNTADEVLQKLLPVVTATRSAWLMDCGVTDEGCAALASALRSNPSHLRVLDLSWNNLGDSGVKIVSAVLENPHCKLETLW
- the LOC125267667 gene encoding protein NLRC3-like isoform X8, with the translated sequence MGNSQGSRDGDFSPGCSSVQQKRSNPESSCVSVKSDVSMDPPIMFKSGDKRPDLSSVQQKSSNPESSCVSMKSNRSMDPPQTVFKSGDKRPNLRHCFTPVIQPQDFNESMSPGFRSNPESSCVSMKSDRSMELPITFKSGDKRPDLSFESSSVQQKRSKPESSCVSMKSNCSMMKPPMLKSGNTQPDLSHESKPAEVLNTLRSNLRKKFECLYEGISKQGNPTLLNEIYTELYITESESGEISNEHEVRQIETQSRRAETEDTPIKCSDIFRPLPGQDKLIRTVLTKGVAGIGKTVSVQKFILDWAEGKENQDVQLIFPLPFRELNLMKDKTLSLSDLLHVFFPETKEMEISSDKYKVLFIFDGLDECRLSLDFQSDVRLCDVTESASVDELLMNLIVGNLLPSALIWITSRPAAADLVPSECVHRVTEVRGFSDPQKEEYFRKRISDQSLADGIISHLKSSRSLFIMCHIPVFCWISATVLEKMLRKSWKRKLPKTLTQMYTHFLLIQTNIKHEKDYEKKVKDEDVILKLGKLAYQQLVKGNLIFYEEDLRECGIDVTEASVYSGLCTQIFREELGLYQGKVFCFVHLSIQEHLAALYVHLSFINKNINVFDQITKPTNGDKVSLSDLHQRAVDEALDSKNGHLDLFLRFLLGLSVKSNQSLLQELKTQTGNRSHNIEKTVDYIKEKISENPSPDKYINLFHCLNELGDLSLVNEAEPHTYGGLRDVKLSSSQWSALVFVLLSSEKTMRQFNLRSLIGARNDHDAVNTADEVLQKLLPVVTATRSAWLMDCGVTDEGCAALASALRSNPSHLRVLDLSWNNLGDSGVKIVSAVLENPHCKLETLW
- the LOC125267667 gene encoding protein NLRC3-like isoform X1, yielding MSECFVDSESVEEIKLIRFSCSFIMGNSQGSRDGDFSPGCSSVQQKSSNPESSCVSVKSDVSMGHPPLKFKSGDKRPDLSSVQQKRSNPESSCVSVKSDVSMDPPIMFKSGDKRPDLSSVQQKSSNPESSCVSMKSNRSMDPPQTVFKSGDKRPNLRHCFTPVIQPQDFNESMSPGFRSNPESSCVSMKSDRSMELPITFKSGDKRPDLSFESSSVQQKRSKPESSCVSMKSNCSMMKPPMLKSGNTQPDLSHESKPAEVLNTLRSNLRKKFECLYEGISKQGNPTLLNEIYTELYITESESGEISNEHEVRQIETQSRRAETEDTPIKCSDIFRPLPGQDKLIRTVLTKGVAGIGKTVSVQKFILDWAEGKENQDVQLIFPLPFRELNLMKDKTLSLSDLLHVFFPETKEMEISSDKYKVLFIFDGLDECRLSLDFQSDVRLCDVTESASVDELLMNLIVGNLLPSALIWITSRPAAADLVPSECVHRVTEVRGFSDPQKEEYFRKRISDQSLADGIISHLKSSRSLFIMCHIPVFCWISATVLEKMLRKSWKRKLPKTLTQMYTHFLLIQTNIKHEKDYEKKVKDEDVILKLGKLAYQQLVKGNLIFYEEDLRECGIDVTEASVYSGLCTQIFREELGLYQGKVFCFVHLSIQEHLAALYVHLSFINKNINVFDQITKPTNGDKVSLSDLHQRAVDEALDSKNGHLDLFLRFLLGLSVKSNQSLLQELKTQTGNRSHNIEKTVDYIKEKISENPSPDKYINLFHCLNELGDLSLVNEAEPHTYGGLRDVKLSSSQWSALVFVLLSSEKTMRQFNLRSLIGARNDHDAVNTADEVLQKLLPVVTATRSAWLMDCGVTDEGCAALASALRSNPSHLRVLDLSWNNLGDSGVKIVSAVLENPHCKLETLW
- the LOC125267667 gene encoding protein NLRC3-like isoform X4, which produces MSECFVDSESVEEIKLIRFSCSFIMGNSQGSRDGDFSPGCSSVQQKSSNPESSCVSVKSDVSMGHPPLKFKSGDKRPDLSSVQQKSSNPESSCVSMKSNRSMDPPQTVFKSGDKRPNLRHCFTPVIQPQDFNESMSPGFRSNPESSCVSMKSDRSMELPITFKSGDKRPDLSFESSSVQQKRSKPESSCVSMKSNCSMMKPPMLKSGNTQPDLSHESKPAEVLNTLRSNLRKKFECLYEGISKQGNPTLLNEIYTELYITESESGEISNEHEVRQIETQSRRAETEDTPIKCSDIFRPLPGQDKLIRTVLTKGVAGIGKTVSVQKFILDWAEGKENQDVQLIFPLPFRELNLMKDKTLSLSDLLHVFFPETKEMEISSDKYKVLFIFDGLDECRLSLDFQSDVRLCDVTESASVDELLMNLIVGNLLPSALIWITSRPAAADLVPSECVHRVTEVRGFSDPQKEEYFRKRISDQSLADGIISHLKSSRSLFIMCHIPVFCWISATVLEKMLRKSWKRKLPKTLTQMYTHFLLIQTNIKHEKDYEKKVKDEDVILKLGKLAYQQLVKGNLIFYEEDLRECGIDVTEASVYSGLCTQIFREELGLYQGKVFCFVHLSIQEHLAALYVHLSFINKNINVFDQITKPTNGDKVSLSDLHQRAVDEALDSKNGHLDLFLRFLLGLSVKSNQSLLQELKTQTGNRSHNIEKTVDYIKEKISENPSPDKYINLFHCLNELGDLSLVNEAEPHTYGGLRDVKLSSSQWSALVFVLLSSEKTMRQFNLRSLIGARNDHDAVNTADEVLQKLLPVVTATRSAWLMDCGVTDEGCAALASALRSNPSHLRVLDLSWNNLGDSGVKIVSAVLENPHCKLETLW
- the LOC125267667 gene encoding protein NLRC3-like isoform X5, whose product is MSECFVDSESVEEIKLIRFSCSFIMGNSQGSRDGDFSPGCSSVQQKRSNPESSCVSVKSDVSMDPPIMFKSGDKRPDLSSVQQKSSNPESSCVSMKSNRSMDPPQTVFKSGDKRPNLRHCFTPVIQPQDFNESMSPGFRSNPESSCVSMKSDRSMELPITFKSGDKRPDLSFESSSVQQKRSKPESSCVSMKSNCSMMKPPMLKSGNTQPDLSHESKPAEVLNTLRSNLRKKFECLYEGISKQGNPTLLNEIYTELYITESESGEISNEHEVRQIETQSRRAETEDTPIKCSDIFRPLPGQDKLIRTVLTKGVAGIGKTVSVQKFILDWAEGKENQDVQLIFPLPFRELNLMKDKTLSLSDLLHVFFPETKEMEISSDKYKVLFIFDGLDECRLSLDFQSDVRLCDVTESASVDELLMNLIVGNLLPSALIWITSRPAAADLVPSECVHRVTEVRGFSDPQKEEYFRKRISDQSLADGIISHLKSSRSLFIMCHIPVFCWISATVLEKMLRKSWKRKLPKTLTQMYTHFLLIQTNIKHEKDYEKKVKDEDVILKLGKLAYQQLVKGNLIFYEEDLRECGIDVTEASVYSGLCTQIFREELGLYQGKVFCFVHLSIQEHLAALYVHLSFINKNINVFDQITKPTNGDKVSLSDLHQRAVDEALDSKNGHLDLFLRFLLGLSVKSNQSLLQELKTQTGNRSHNIEKTVDYIKEKISENPSPDKYINLFHCLNELGDLSLVNEAEPHTYGGLRDVKLSSSQWSALVFVLLSSEKTMRQFNLRSLIGARNDHDAVNTADEVLQKLLPVVTATRSAWLMDCGVTDEGCAALASALRSNPSHLRVLDLSWNNLGDSGVKIVSAVLENPHCKLETLW
- the LOC125267667 gene encoding protein NLRC3-like isoform X3; this encodes MGNSQGSRDGDFSPGCSSVQQKSSNPESSCVSVKSDVSMGHPPLKFKSGDKRPDLSSVQQKRSNPESSCVSVKSDVSMDPPIMFKSGDKRPDLSSVQQKSSNPESSCVSMKSNRSMDPPQTVFKSGDKRPNLRHCFTPVIQPQDFNESMSPGFRSNPESSCVSMKSDRSMELPITFKSGDKRPDLSFESSSVQQKRSKPESSCVSMKSNCSMMKPPMLKSGNTQPDLSHESKPAEVLNTLRSNLRKKFECLYEGISKQGNPTLLNEIYTELYITESESGEISNEHEVRQIETQSRRAETEDTPIKCSDIFRPLPGQDKLIRTVLTKGVAGIGKTVSVQKFILDWAEGKENQDVQLIFPLPFRELNLMKDKTLSLSDLLHVFFPETKEMEISSDKYKVLFIFDGLDECRLSLDFQSDVRLCDVTESASVDELLMNLIVGNLLPSALIWITSRPAAADLVPSECVHRVTEVRGFSDPQKEEYFRKRISDQSLADGIISHLKSSRSLFIMCHIPVFCWISATVLEKMLRKSWKRKLPKTLTQMYTHFLLIQTNIKHEKDYEKKVKDEDVILKLGKLAYQQLVKGNLIFYEEDLRECGIDVTEASVYSGLCTQIFREELGLYQGKVFCFVHLSIQEHLAALYVHLSFINKNINVFDQITKPTNGDKVSLSDLHQRAVDEALDSKNGHLDLFLRFLLGLSVKSNQSLLQELKTQTGNRSHNIEKTVDYIKEKISENPSPDKYINLFHCLNELGDLSLVNEAEPHTYGGLRDVKLSSSQWSALVFVLLSSEKTMRQFNLRSLIGARNDHDAVNTADEVLQKLLPVVTATRSAWLMDCGVTDEGCAALASALRSNPSHLRVLDLSWNNLGDSGVKIVSAVLENPHCKLETLW
- the LOC125267667 gene encoding NLR family CARD domain-containing protein 3-like isoform X10 codes for the protein MSECFVDSESVEEIKLIRFSCSFIMGNSQGSRDGDFSPGCSSVQQKSSNPESSCVSVKSDVSMGHPPLKFKSGDKRPDLSSVQQKRSNPESSCVSVKSDVSMDPPIMFKSGDKRPDLSSVQQKSSNPESSCVSMKSNRSMDPPQTVFKSGDKRPNLRHCFTPVIQPQDFNESMSPGFRSNPESSCVSMKSDRSMELPITFKSGDKRPDLSFESSSVQQKRSKPESSCVSMKSNCSMMKPPMLKSGNTQPDLSHESKPAEVLNTLRSNLRKKFECLYEGISKQGNPTLLNEIYTELYITESESGEISNEHEVRQIETQSRRAETEDTPIKCSDIFRPLPGQDKLIRTVLTKGVAGIGKTVSVQKFILDWAEGKENQDVQLIFPLPFRELNLMKDKTLSLSDLLHVFFPETKEMEISSDKYKVLFIFDGLDECRLSLDFQSDVRLCDVTESASVDELLMNLIVGNLLPSALIWITSRPAAADLVPSECVHRVTEVRGFSDPQKEEYFRKRISDQSLADGIISHLKSSRSLFIMCHIPVFCWISATVLEKMLRKSWKRKLPKTLTQMYTHFLLIQTNIKHEKDYEKKVKDEDVILKLGKLAYQQLVKGNLIFYEEDLRECGIDVTEASVYSGLCTQIFREELGLYQGKVFCFVHLSIQEHLAALYVHLSFINKNINVFDQITKPTNGDKVSLSDLHQRAVDEALDSKNGHLDLFLRFLLGLSVKSNQSLLQELKTQTGNRSHNIEKTVDYIKEKISENPSPDKYINLFHCLNELGDLSLVNEAEPHTYGGLRDVKLSSSQWSALVFVLLSSEKTMRQFNLRSLIGARNDHV
- the LOC125267667 gene encoding protein NLRC3-like isoform X2; translation: MSECFVDSESVEEIKLIRFSCSFIMGNSQGSRDGDFSPGCSSVQQKSSNPESSCVSVKSDVSMGHPPLKFKSGDKRPDLSSVQQKRSNPESSCVSVKSDVSMDPPIMFKSGDKRPDLSSVQQKSSNPESSCVSMKSNRSMDPPQTVFKSGDKRPNLRSNPESSCVSMKSDRSMELPITFKSGDKRPDLSFESSSVQQKRSKPESSCVSMKSNCSMMKPPMLKSGNTQPDLSHESKPAEVLNTLRSNLRKKFECLYEGISKQGNPTLLNEIYTELYITESESGEISNEHEVRQIETQSRRAETEDTPIKCSDIFRPLPGQDKLIRTVLTKGVAGIGKTVSVQKFILDWAEGKENQDVQLIFPLPFRELNLMKDKTLSLSDLLHVFFPETKEMEISSDKYKVLFIFDGLDECRLSLDFQSDVRLCDVTESASVDELLMNLIVGNLLPSALIWITSRPAAADLVPSECVHRVTEVRGFSDPQKEEYFRKRISDQSLADGIISHLKSSRSLFIMCHIPVFCWISATVLEKMLRKSWKRKLPKTLTQMYTHFLLIQTNIKHEKDYEKKVKDEDVILKLGKLAYQQLVKGNLIFYEEDLRECGIDVTEASVYSGLCTQIFREELGLYQGKVFCFVHLSIQEHLAALYVHLSFINKNINVFDQITKPTNGDKVSLSDLHQRAVDEALDSKNGHLDLFLRFLLGLSVKSNQSLLQELKTQTGNRSHNIEKTVDYIKEKISENPSPDKYINLFHCLNELGDLSLVNEAEPHTYGGLRDVKLSSSQWSALVFVLLSSEKTMRQFNLRSLIGARNDHDAVNTADEVLQKLLPVVTATRSAWLMDCGVTDEGCAALASALRSNPSHLRVLDLSWNNLGDSGVKIVSAVLENPHCKLETLW
- the LOC125267667 gene encoding protein NLRC3-like isoform X7 codes for the protein MSECFVDSESVEEIKLIRFSCSFIMGNSQGSRDGDFSPGCSSVQQKSSNPESSCVSVKSDVSMGHPPLKFKSGDKRPDLSSVQQKSSNPESSCVSMKSNRSMDPPQTVFKSGDKRPNLRSNPESSCVSMKSDRSMELPITFKSGDKRPDLSFESSSVQQKRSKPESSCVSMKSNCSMMKPPMLKSGNTQPDLSHESKPAEVLNTLRSNLRKKFECLYEGISKQGNPTLLNEIYTELYITESESGEISNEHEVRQIETQSRRAETEDTPIKCSDIFRPLPGQDKLIRTVLTKGVAGIGKTVSVQKFILDWAEGKENQDVQLIFPLPFRELNLMKDKTLSLSDLLHVFFPETKEMEISSDKYKVLFIFDGLDECRLSLDFQSDVRLCDVTESASVDELLMNLIVGNLLPSALIWITSRPAAADLVPSECVHRVTEVRGFSDPQKEEYFRKRISDQSLADGIISHLKSSRSLFIMCHIPVFCWISATVLEKMLRKSWKRKLPKTLTQMYTHFLLIQTNIKHEKDYEKKVKDEDVILKLGKLAYQQLVKGNLIFYEEDLRECGIDVTEASVYSGLCTQIFREELGLYQGKVFCFVHLSIQEHLAALYVHLSFINKNINVFDQITKPTNGDKVSLSDLHQRAVDEALDSKNGHLDLFLRFLLGLSVKSNQSLLQELKTQTGNRSHNIEKTVDYIKEKISENPSPDKYINLFHCLNELGDLSLVNEAEPHTYGGLRDVKLSSSQWSALVFVLLSSEKTMRQFNLRSLIGARNDHDAVNTADEVLQKLLPVVTATRSAWLMDCGVTDEGCAALASALRSNPSHLRVLDLSWNNLGDSGVKIVSAVLENPHCKLETLW